A part of Larkinella insperata genomic DNA contains:
- a CDS encoding TonB-dependent receptor — protein MNKYLLSTLLGLLLICLGFDKVAAQTTQASIAGVITDNQKAPLPGATVQVRNESTGFTTGTVTNAQGEYSFKELPLGGPYTVRTTFIGYGEQKRTGYLLNQGDAVRLSLSMQEDAQSLEVVQVVASGLKNKTEDLGAATAVSARSIATLPVNGRNFTSLMDLSPLSRGGNISGQLGSSTNYTIDGMSAKNPTSAGATTSRSGAPYSISIEAVREFKVVTNQYDVTFGRSGGGTVSAVTKAGTNKLSGSAFNYTRTGWLSSPYDIRGNRRTNDFSTYQYGFSLGGPIIKDKLHFFVVWDHQRDARPLIIADVQSQADENRFNVTRTTLDRFVSIARSKYGVANTPQYGTFDKTRGSDAAFARIDWQINSNNLLTVRNNFTSDRNKLGLADNTAINIYESYGNDYNRDNSLLATLRTTVNPRITNELKLQHLYTYQKSSPGDQLPGANIPRAIVENISSTLSDGATRATSIQMGGHRFAQEGFTNNVLQLVNNLYYNTDKIQYTFGLDVMYTHAKSLYGSEVNGRFHFIGDGSMSSLEKFEQLQPYRYYREVPLVADPTVRGSYLNAGLYGQMSTRLAPGLDMTAGLRFDYAHYPSTSLNEVVFEDLGLRTNNKLKSFVAQPRLQLNWDVNERHTDFIRFGAGIFASDINNYVIINNLTFDGKHLATVDVRNPIVPTPDFAAYRNNYNSIPSLDAYQLPTINMTGNDARVPVMYKMNLSYSRFLTDRLKVGIAGFATLGRNNYMYVDRNMVAEPFFRLANEDNRGVYVPLSTMPTNGAGDWLQGRISRRLGRVLELNSEGKVNQFAVVADATYQYFKDGELSLSYTWNDTRDNTSFNGNVANTATLSLPVKDDPRNLSRMTYSDNHFRSKVVFYGTLPSFYGITVGVRYSGIGGTRYSLLSGVNSNADFVSGTNDLAFIFDRTNESVPAGVRTGLQAVLDNPNASQSIKDYIQKYSGRIAERNGGINGFYGVFDVRASKKFRLYKNHNLEVSADVFNFANLLKRSWGVNESLGNQALYALATSATVPGFDQAAQRFNYRVNTAGIVAPSGNPYQIQLGARYNF, from the coding sequence ATGAATAAGTATCTACTTTCTACCCTTCTGGGGTTGCTGCTGATTTGTCTTGGTTTTGACAAAGTAGCGGCTCAAACCACCCAGGCTTCCATCGCCGGGGTCATTACCGATAATCAGAAAGCTCCCCTACCCGGCGCCACCGTTCAGGTTCGGAACGAATCGACCGGTTTTACGACCGGAACCGTCACCAACGCGCAGGGCGAATACTCGTTTAAGGAATTGCCGCTGGGCGGACCTTACACCGTCCGGACGACTTTTATTGGCTACGGCGAACAGAAACGAACCGGCTACCTGCTCAACCAGGGCGACGCCGTCCGCCTGAGCCTGAGCATGCAGGAAGACGCCCAATCCCTGGAGGTGGTGCAGGTGGTAGCGTCGGGGTTAAAAAACAAGACGGAAGACCTGGGCGCGGCCACCGCCGTTTCGGCCCGCTCCATTGCCACACTGCCGGTCAACGGTCGGAACTTCACATCACTGATGGACCTCTCCCCCCTGAGCCGGGGCGGTAATATCTCCGGCCAGTTGGGTTCCTCGACTAACTACACCATCGACGGGATGAGCGCCAAAAACCCTACCTCGGCCGGAGCAACCACCAGCCGCAGCGGGGCCCCTTATTCGATTTCCATCGAAGCCGTTCGGGAGTTCAAGGTTGTTACCAACCAGTATGACGTAACCTTCGGACGCAGCGGAGGAGGTACGGTGAGCGCCGTCACCAAAGCCGGTACCAACAAATTGAGCGGGAGCGCCTTCAACTACACCCGGACGGGCTGGTTGTCGAGCCCCTACGACATCCGCGGCAACCGGCGCACGAACGACTTTTCCACCTACCAGTACGGCTTTTCGCTGGGCGGCCCCATTATCAAAGACAAACTACACTTCTTCGTGGTGTGGGATCACCAGCGCGACGCCCGCCCGCTGATCATTGCCGACGTGCAGTCGCAGGCGGACGAGAACCGGTTTAACGTTACCCGTACAACCCTGGACCGCTTCGTTAGCATCGCCCGCAGCAAGTACGGCGTTGCCAACACGCCCCAGTACGGTACGTTCGACAAAACCCGCGGATCGGATGCGGCTTTCGCCCGGATCGACTGGCAGATTAACTCCAACAACCTGCTGACGGTTCGGAACAACTTCACCAGCGACCGCAACAAGCTGGGCCTGGCCGACAACACGGCGATTAACATTTACGAGTCGTACGGAAACGACTACAACAGGGATAACAGCCTACTGGCAACGTTACGGACGACGGTAAACCCGCGGATAACGAACGAACTGAAACTGCAACACCTGTACACCTACCAGAAAAGTAGCCCGGGTGATCAGCTACCGGGGGCCAACATTCCCCGCGCCATCGTAGAGAACATTTCTTCCACGTTGAGTGACGGAGCCACCCGCGCAACCAGCATCCAGATGGGCGGTCACCGCTTTGCGCAGGAAGGCTTTACCAACAACGTACTGCAACTGGTGAATAACCTGTACTACAACACCGACAAGATTCAGTATACGTTTGGTCTGGACGTGATGTACACGCACGCCAAGTCATTGTACGGTAGCGAGGTAAACGGCCGCTTCCATTTTATCGGCGACGGCAGCATGTCGTCGCTGGAAAAATTCGAGCAGTTGCAGCCTTACCGGTATTACCGCGAGGTGCCGCTCGTGGCCGACCCGACGGTGCGGGGCAGCTACCTGAACGCCGGTCTGTATGGCCAGATGAGCACGCGACTGGCGCCGGGCCTGGACATGACCGCCGGTTTGCGGTTCGACTACGCCCACTACCCGTCAACCTCGCTCAACGAAGTGGTGTTCGAAGATCTGGGACTGCGCACCAACAACAAGCTGAAGTCTTTTGTGGCGCAGCCGCGTCTGCAACTCAACTGGGATGTGAACGAACGGCACACGGACTTTATCCGCTTCGGGGCCGGTATTTTTGCCTCTGACATCAACAACTACGTGATCATCAACAACCTCACGTTTGACGGAAAACACCTGGCCACAGTCGATGTCCGCAACCCAATTGTACCGACGCCGGATTTTGCGGCTTACCGCAACAACTACAACAGCATTCCGTCGCTGGACGCCTATCAGCTGCCGACCATCAACATGACGGGCAACGATGCGCGCGTGCCGGTGATGTACAAAATGAACCTGTCGTACAGCCGCTTCCTGACCGATCGGTTAAAAGTGGGTATTGCCGGATTCGCGACGCTGGGCCGTAACAACTACATGTACGTGGATCGTAACATGGTGGCCGAGCCGTTCTTCCGTCTGGCAAACGAAGACAACCGCGGAGTTTACGTACCACTCAGCACCATGCCCACCAACGGCGCGGGCGACTGGCTCCAGGGCCGGATCAGCAGACGGCTGGGCCGGGTTCTGGAACTAAACAGCGAAGGCAAAGTAAACCAGTTTGCGGTAGTCGCCGACGCCACCTACCAGTACTTCAAGGACGGCGAGCTTTCACTCAGCTATACCTGGAACGACACCCGCGACAACACATCATTTAACGGAAACGTGGCCAACACCGCCACCCTGTCGCTGCCCGTGAAAGATGATCCGCGCAACCTGAGCCGCATGACGTATTCAGACAACCACTTCCGCAGTAAAGTTGTCTTCTACGGTACGCTGCCCAGCTTCTACGGTATTACGGTTGGCGTTCGGTACTCCGGAATCGGCGGCACCCGGTATTCGTTACTGTCCGGCGTCAACAGCAACGCCGACTTTGTTTCGGGCACCAACGACCTGGCGTTCATCTTCGATCGCACCAACGAAAGCGTTCCGGCGGGCGTCAGAACGGGGTTACAGGCGGTTCTCGACAACCCGAATGCCAGCCAGAGCATCAAGGATTACATTCAGAAATACTCGGGCCGGATCGCCGAACGCAACGGTGGTATCAACGGCTTCTACGGCGTGTTCGACGTGCGGGCCAGCAAGAAGTTCCGGCTGTATAAAAACCACAACCTGGAAGTATCGGCGGATGTCTTCAACTTCGCCAACCTGCTGAAAAGAAGCTGGGGCGTCAACGAATCGCTGGGCAACCAGGCGCTGTACGCACTGGCGACGTCGGCCACAGTACCCGGTTTCGATCAGGCAGCGCAACGGTTTAACTACCGGGTCAACACCGCCGGGATTGTGGCACCGTCGGGCAACCCCTACCAGATTCAATTGGGGGCCCGGTATAATTTCTAA
- a CDS encoding calcineurin-like phosphoesterase family protein — protein sequence MGFVHSFRLCLLGSLVIGAGSLRAQVAQGFVFEDRNGNGKKDRQEAGLAQVAVSNGREVVLTDAKGRYELPAGNDQILFVIKPSGYKLPVNSQNLPQFFYRHKPQGSPQAKFAGVSPTGPLPKSVDFGLTKQEEPDQYQILVFGDPQVYNTDQVGYFDRGVVSELQGKTDKFRFGISLGDLVGDNPPLFSAYNDVIRKLNLPWFQVMGNHDMNHDAKQDSLSDESFEAMYGPNNYAFTQGKVHFIVLDDILSPDPRDGAGYQGGLRADQLAFIENDLKHVPKDQLVVLCHHIPLFSEGDGESFRKADRQRLFDLLKDFPYTLSLSAHTHIQQHYFHGKADGLARETPHHEYNVGTTSGDWYSGENNAQGVPVSTMRDGTPKGYLFLTFNGNQYAFDYRIAGQPETYKIGLYAPKAIEKGQVGKNDLYANFFQGSHRDSLEYRIGEGNWKPMLRVEEADPTMLGVRYRWDSAEQPLAGSKPSAPVQSKHLWRARLSGNLPVGEHKVEVRAKDAYGRTFTGSTAFRITEKSAASAK from the coding sequence ATGGGCTTTGTTCATTCCTTCCGTTTATGCCTGCTGGGCTCGCTGGTCATTGGCGCGGGTTCACTCCGGGCCCAGGTAGCGCAGGGATTTGTTTTTGAGGACCGCAACGGCAACGGGAAGAAAGACCGTCAGGAAGCGGGTCTGGCGCAAGTGGCGGTTTCGAACGGACGCGAAGTGGTGCTGACCGACGCCAAAGGCCGCTATGAACTCCCGGCGGGGAACGATCAGATTCTGTTCGTGATTAAACCCAGTGGTTACAAATTGCCGGTCAACTCCCAGAACCTGCCGCAGTTTTTTTACCGCCACAAACCGCAGGGATCGCCCCAGGCCAAATTTGCGGGTGTTTCGCCGACGGGGCCGCTGCCTAAGTCGGTTGATTTTGGCCTGACGAAACAGGAAGAACCGGATCAGTACCAGATTCTGGTCTTCGGCGACCCGCAGGTGTACAACACCGATCAGGTTGGCTACTTCGACCGCGGGGTGGTTTCCGAGTTGCAGGGCAAAACAGACAAGTTTCGGTTTGGCATCAGTCTGGGCGATCTGGTGGGTGACAATCCACCCCTCTTCAGCGCCTACAACGATGTCATCCGGAAACTGAACCTGCCCTGGTTTCAGGTGATGGGCAACCACGACATGAACCACGACGCCAAACAGGATAGTCTGTCGGACGAGAGTTTCGAGGCCATGTACGGCCCCAACAACTACGCCTTTACGCAGGGAAAAGTCCATTTCATTGTTCTGGACGACATCCTCTCCCCCGATCCGCGCGACGGGGCTGGCTACCAGGGCGGTCTGCGTGCGGATCAGCTGGCATTCATCGAAAATGATTTGAAGCACGTTCCGAAAGATCAGCTGGTGGTGTTGTGCCACCACATCCCCCTGTTTAGCGAGGGCGACGGCGAATCATTCCGCAAGGCCGACCGCCAACGGCTTTTCGACCTGCTGAAGGATTTTCCCTATACCCTATCGCTTTCGGCCCATACGCACATTCAGCAGCATTATTTCCACGGCAAGGCCGACGGTCTGGCCCGCGAAACACCCCACCACGAATACAACGTCGGTACAACCTCGGGCGACTGGTATTCCGGCGAGAACAACGCGCAGGGCGTTCCGGTTTCTACCATGCGCGACGGCACACCCAAGGGCTACCTGTTTCTGACGTTCAACGGCAATCAGTACGCCTTCGACTACCGCATTGCCGGGCAGCCCGAAACCTACAAGATTGGCTTGTATGCTCCGAAAGCCATTGAAAAAGGGCAGGTGGGTAAAAACGATCTGTACGCCAACTTCTTCCAGGGCAGCCACCGCGACTCGCTGGAATACCGGATTGGCGAAGGAAACTGGAAACCGATGCTGCGGGTGGAGGAAGCCGACCCCACCATGCTGGGCGTGCGGTACCGCTGGGATTCGGCCGAACAGCCGCTCGCGGGCAGCAAACCGTCGGCACCGGTTCAGTCCAAACACCTGTGGAGGGCGCGTCTGAGTGGTAATCTGCCCGTTGGCGAGCACAAGGTCGAAGTCCGAGCTAAGGACGCCTACGGCCGCACCTTCACCGGCTCGACGGCGTTCCGGATCACGGAGAAATCGGCGGCTTCGGCCAAATAA
- a CDS encoding PAS domain-containing sensor histidine kinase, with the protein MNELTNSVERDMIVENERLRFALQAAGVGTWDFNLVTSQAEWSGICKQLFGLAPDAEVSAAILMSQVHIDDRERVQKANALALNPLNYKEHNIIFRTLNQEGTLRWVQARGKTIRDEQGRLTRFSGIVQDVTQTIVAQEKLEESELFSQNVFFNSPVAKVVLVGTDFQIRTINEKMLEILGCDASVIGRPYAEFLPGSVSASLLDQLRQVLETGETSYRPEEKVTSLRCGQPFTGYYNYTYKALYNTAGGIYGIMVTATDVTQQVLVRQQLEEAQESLRSAIELAELGTWSFNPTTGQTQYSDRLHGWFGVDNENNRNSAFDPVHEKDQARIQTAIARALTPESGGMYRAEYTVVNQHTGQERILHSQGRTYFNEQGKPIRLVGMSQDVTQQRQLQQELAFQVEQRTQALLEAKNNLQSIMDSAPMAIMFFSPLREAGRIVDFVWVNLNKTAEELYHRSAEELIGRRMLEVAPYVESMALFDRYVDVVKTGVAFHTEMELKESSIQGWFAITAVRREDGLTLTALDISERKRAELQVKATLADLQRSNANLEQFAYVASHDLQEPLRKIQAFGDVLMAQYGPQLAGGVDYLQRMQSAANRLSVLIKDLLAFSRISTQRELNAWVPLNDVIQTVLLDLEVGISETNAQIEVAQLPIIRGDASLIGQLFMNLFSNAIKFRQADTAPRIQVTCRTLASGQLPASVRPTRLTAQYYRIQVADNGIGFEQKYAERIFQVFQRLHGKSQYAGTGIGLAICARVVANHGGAITATSQPGRGATFEIYLPVSEPAASADS; encoded by the coding sequence ATGAACGAGCTGACCAATTCTGTGGAGCGTGATATGATTGTGGAGAACGAACGGCTCCGGTTTGCCCTGCAAGCGGCCGGGGTAGGCACCTGGGATTTTAATCTGGTCACCAGTCAGGCAGAATGGTCGGGAATTTGTAAGCAATTGTTTGGGCTGGCACCGGATGCGGAGGTGTCGGCGGCCATCCTGATGTCGCAGGTTCATATTGACGACCGGGAGCGGGTACAAAAGGCCAACGCTCTGGCACTCAACCCACTCAACTACAAGGAACACAATATCATTTTCCGGACGCTGAATCAGGAGGGAACACTCCGGTGGGTTCAGGCTCGCGGGAAAACCATCCGGGATGAGCAGGGGCGGCTGACGCGTTTCAGTGGTATTGTGCAGGACGTCACGCAGACGATAGTGGCGCAGGAAAAACTGGAAGAAAGCGAATTGTTCTCGCAAAACGTATTTTTTAACTCGCCGGTCGCCAAAGTCGTTCTGGTCGGAACGGACTTCCAGATTCGAACGATCAACGAGAAAATGCTTGAAATTCTGGGCTGTGACGCGTCCGTAATTGGCCGACCGTACGCCGAATTTTTGCCCGGATCGGTGTCGGCTTCGTTGCTGGATCAGCTCCGGCAGGTGCTCGAAACGGGGGAAACCTCTTACCGGCCGGAAGAAAAAGTGACATCTCTCCGCTGCGGTCAGCCTTTTACCGGCTACTACAATTATACGTATAAAGCCCTGTATAACACGGCGGGTGGGATTTACGGCATTATGGTAACGGCCACGGATGTCACCCAGCAGGTGCTGGTCCGCCAGCAACTCGAAGAAGCCCAGGAATCGCTTCGGAGCGCCATCGAGCTGGCTGAGCTGGGTACCTGGAGCTTCAACCCAACTACCGGCCAGACGCAGTACTCCGACCGGCTGCACGGCTGGTTTGGCGTTGATAATGAGAATAATCGGAACTCGGCTTTTGACCCGGTTCACGAAAAGGACCAGGCGCGAATTCAGACCGCTATCGCCCGCGCCCTGACGCCTGAGTCGGGTGGAATGTACCGGGCCGAATACACGGTTGTTAACCAGCATACGGGGCAGGAGCGGATTCTGCACAGCCAGGGCCGAACCTACTTTAATGAGCAGGGGAAGCCCATTCGCCTAGTGGGCATGTCGCAGGATGTTACCCAGCAACGCCAGCTTCAGCAGGAATTGGCTTTTCAGGTGGAACAACGCACCCAGGCGTTGTTGGAAGCCAAAAACAACCTGCAAAGCATCATGGACAGCGCCCCCATGGCGATTATGTTCTTTTCACCCCTTCGGGAAGCCGGGCGCATTGTGGATTTTGTGTGGGTCAACCTGAACAAGACCGCGGAGGAGTTGTACCACCGATCAGCCGAGGAACTGATCGGGCGTCGTATGCTCGAAGTGGCGCCTTACGTAGAATCGATGGCGTTATTTGATCGCTACGTTGACGTCGTGAAAACAGGCGTTGCCTTCCATACCGAGATGGAACTCAAAGAGTCCAGCATTCAGGGGTGGTTCGCCATTACGGCCGTCCGGCGCGAGGATGGCCTGACGCTGACCGCGCTGGATATTTCCGAGCGGAAACGGGCCGAATTGCAGGTCAAAGCCACGCTGGCCGACCTGCAACGCAGCAATGCGAATCTAGAGCAGTTTGCGTACGTAGCTTCGCACGATTTGCAGGAGCCGCTGCGCAAGATTCAGGCGTTTGGGGACGTGCTGATGGCCCAATACGGACCTCAGTTGGCGGGCGGTGTTGATTACCTCCAGCGCATGCAGTCGGCAGCCAACCGGCTGTCGGTGCTCATCAAAGATCTGCTGGCTTTTTCACGCATCTCAACCCAACGCGAATTAAATGCCTGGGTTCCGCTCAACGATGTCATCCAAACGGTGCTGCTCGATCTGGAAGTGGGCATCAGCGAAACGAATGCGCAAATCGAAGTGGCTCAGTTGCCCATCATTCGGGGGGATGCCTCGCTGATCGGGCAGCTCTTTATGAACCTGTTCAGCAACGCCATCAAGTTTCGACAGGCCGACACCGCGCCCCGGATTCAGGTAACCTGCCGAACCCTGGCGAGTGGTCAGTTGCCCGCTAGCGTCAGGCCAACCCGGCTAACGGCGCAGTATTATCGCATTCAGGTTGCCGACAACGGGATCGGGTTCGAGCAGAAATACGCCGAGCGAATTTTCCAGGTATTTCAGCGACTACACGGCAAGAGCCAGTACGCCGGTACGGGAATCGGACTGGCCATTTGTGCCCGAGTGGTCGCCAATCACGGTGGCGCCATCACGGCCACCAGCCAACCGGGTCGGGGTGCTACGTTTGAAATCTACCTGCCCGTGTCGGAGCCGGCAGCCAGTGCCGACTCGTAA
- a CDS encoding FKBP-type peptidyl-prolyl cis-trans isomerase yields the protein MKKYGFAFLIGALLLAGCQQNTDQTPCDPTPVNLKAPQAEVAALKQYLDSNRIAATADERGFYYTIQSPGSGTKPTVCSNVTVNYKGQLTNGEEFDSGNNVSFGLNQLIFGWQEGIPLIAPGGSITLYLPPTLAYGAQAQPGIPANSILVFKIDLIRIN from the coding sequence ATGAAAAAATACGGATTTGCCTTTCTGATCGGAGCGTTGCTGCTGGCGGGGTGCCAGCAGAATACCGACCAAACGCCCTGCGACCCGACGCCGGTGAACCTTAAAGCACCGCAGGCGGAGGTGGCCGCGCTGAAACAATACCTGGATTCAAACCGGATTGCCGCCACGGCCGACGAGCGTGGTTTTTACTACACGATTCAGTCGCCCGGCTCGGGTACCAAACCCACCGTTTGCTCCAACGTGACCGTCAACTACAAAGGTCAGTTGACCAACGGCGAGGAGTTTGACAGTGGCAACAACGTGAGTTTCGGGTTAAACCAGCTGATCTTCGGCTGGCAGGAGGGTATTCCGCTGATTGCCCCCGGTGGGAGCATCACTCTTTACCTGCCGCCCACGCTGGCGTACGGTGCACAGGCGCAACCCGGCATTCCGGCCAACTCCATTCTGGTCTTTAAAATCGACTTGATTCGGATCAATTAG
- a CDS encoding caspase family protein, which translates to MAKRAVVVGIDNYLIFDPSGNNNLFNCVNSARSMYHLLKDVFGFTEIYYYEDLQATRSRILLALRHVLSISEAGDSVCFYYAGHGTRQRADFSQPDCDLYYEALVPAAEGVITDRDLSDLTANLYPDAVNFTVITDSCFSGGLHVADTTVKCPSLPLATDLLEAISTFMKTLIPCGLCLTSPGEMSNNVSNVRVTSDHTIDLDPDLDKTLVASCKSTLLSSCRFDEVSWITAKYNHMIFTQSLLELVNQSNFEASYHAVADQVRQKVAQKITSDILPGHPGITQTPQLFGQRNRMEENWLAGWTFTPANP; encoded by the coding sequence ATGGCTAAACGAGCAGTGGTAGTTGGTATTGACAACTACCTGATATTCGATCCTTCGGGCAACAACAACCTGTTTAATTGCGTAAACAGCGCCCGGAGTATGTACCACCTTCTGAAAGACGTGTTTGGCTTTACGGAAATCTATTATTATGAGGACCTCCAAGCTACCCGGAGCCGCATCCTGCTGGCGTTGCGGCACGTTCTCTCGATTTCGGAAGCCGGTGACTCGGTTTGTTTTTACTACGCCGGACACGGCACCCGGCAGCGGGCCGATTTTTCCCAGCCCGACTGTGATCTGTACTACGAAGCACTCGTTCCCGCAGCGGAGGGCGTCATCACCGACCGCGATCTGTCGGATCTGACGGCAAATCTGTACCCGGATGCGGTCAATTTTACCGTCATCACCGACTCTTGTTTTTCGGGCGGGTTGCACGTGGCGGACACTACCGTCAAATGCCCGTCGTTACCGCTGGCAACCGATCTGCTGGAAGCCATCAGCACTTTTATGAAAACGCTGATTCCCTGCGGCCTCTGCCTGACGTCGCCCGGTGAGATGAGCAACAACGTATCGAACGTTCGGGTAACGTCGGACCATACCATCGATCTGGATCCGGACCTGGACAAGACGCTGGTGGCGTCCTGCAAATCTACGCTGCTGTCGTCGTGCCGGTTTGACGAAGTATCGTGGATCACGGCGAAGTACAACCACATGATTTTCACCCAGAGTTTGCTGGAGCTGGTCAACCAGAGCAATTTTGAGGCTAGCTACCACGCTGTCGCGGATCAGGTCCGGCAGAAGGTGGCCCAGAAGATTACTTCGGATATTCTGCCGGGCCACCCCGGTATCACGCAGACCCCGCAATTGTTTGGGCAGCGCAACCGGATGGAAGAAAACTGGCTGGCGGGCTGGACGTTTACGCCCGCCAATCCCTGA